From Camelina sativa cultivar DH55 chromosome 7, Cs, whole genome shotgun sequence, one genomic window encodes:
- the LOC104701346 gene encoding ELMO domain-containing protein C-like isoform X1, whose amino-acid sequence MRVVRISCVGTRHLSPPSSSSVLGCDAHSDDASASASSADDASCSSTPSWRIKKSLTCVCFNRKRAYERICSNLTPLQEERLKRLRKRMKNYFDASQPDHQDALKALWSATYPGEKLQALVSDQWKNMGWQGKDPSTDFRGAGFISLENLLFFAKTFSTSYQRLLKKQGGKRAAWEYPFAVAGVNITFMIMQMLDLEALKPRSFLRLVFLQMLSDYENPENEWAFDLLYCVAFAVMDKQWLEKNATYMEFNDVLRCTRGQLERELMMDDVFRIEDMPSFSLLS is encoded by the exons ATGAGAGTTGTCAGAATCTCATGCGTCGGGACACGTCATCTCTCacctccctcctcctcctctgtccTCGGTTGCGACGCTCACTCCGACGACGCCTCTGCCTCTGCCTCATCCGCTG ATGATGCAAGTTGTAGTAGCACACCTAGTTGGAGAATCAAGAAAAGCCTAACATGTGTGTGCTTCAACCGCAAGAGAGCATATGAACGTATCTGTTCTAACTTGACACCATTGCAG GAAGAACGACTAAAGAGATTGAGGAAGAGAATGAAGAATTACTTTGATGCATCGCAACCCGACCATCAGGATGCACTGAAAGCACTGTGGTCAGCTACGTATCCCGGTGAAAAGCTTCAAGCTTTGGTCTCAGACCAGTGGAAAAATATGGGATGGCAAGGAAAAGATCCATCCACTGATTTCAG AGGAGCTGGATTCATATCATTGGAGAATCTTTTATTCTTTGCCAAGACATTCTCG ACTTCATATCAGCGTCTGTTAAAGAAACAAGGCGGAAAAAGAGCCGCTTGGGAATATCCATTCGCTGTAGCTGGGGTCAACATTACCTTCATGATCATGCAAATGCTCGACCTAGAAGCCT TAAAGCCTAGGAGTTTTCTACGGCTGGTGTTCTTACAAATGCTATCAG ATTATGAAAATCCAGAAAACGAATGGGCCTTTGATTTGCTTTACTGTGTGGCCTTTGCGGTAATGGACAAGCAATGGCTGGAAAAGAACGCTACCTACATGGAGTTCAAC gatgtGCTAAGATGTACAAGGGGTCAGTTGGAGAGAGAGCTGATGATGGATGATGTTTTCAGGATCGAGGATAtgccttctttctctcttctctcttag
- the LOC104701348 gene encoding endoplasmic reticulum metallopeptidase 1-like isoform X2, which yields MAFWRMSSRDATGFKFLFSIVFIYALMSAIVYSVLHMKFISPLPSDAPLERFSEARAVEHIRVLAEEIDGRQEGRPGLKEAATYIKSQLEMIKERAGPNLRVEVEETQVDGSFSMMFLGHSISLGYRNHTNILMRISSMDSHDTDASVLMNAHYDSPVNSPGAGDCGSCVASLLELARLVVDSGWTPPRPVIFLFNGAEELFMLGSHGFMTKHKLKDTIGAFINVEASGTGGIDLVCQSGPGSWPSQVYSQAAVYPMAQSSAQDVFPVIPGDTDYRMFAEDYADIPGLDIIFLLGGYYYHTSFDTVDRIVPGSMQARGENLISVLKAFTSSSRLKVASERKDANNDMVERAVFFDYLTFFMVYYPRRVAMVLHNIPAALFLCVPFFLYMMDPRAHPLLSIFWAFLKGVVNHFAGILLGVIFPVLFAVIRLFFAYPMSWFAHSYLAFLMFIPCSFFGLLIPRAISDRVSHSQGVSSKKIMKEPSDEARFWGAFGFYAFATSAYFFAGLNGGFMTFVICISMLLGWIAFCMSVKSYGYNSIKSPMFYVIPLVPCLLYALYFGGILALFLIEKMGMMGAIPPPYGYYLADVAVAAVIGIVTGLCLGPVIPICDRWLAKSSILKFLLHFSVVMLAVSSQFFPYSKDAPKRVVLQHTFISAGGNEITGSSYDLAVIDSNSMEFIFKHAPEVAEELHAGPSFSLANAEASPQEAWLALFPISCVVTTNGRFSAKGNNISERYSQFPHLQTHKPQTTYKNGTRRVHLELSLGSLEEIWVTVLNITGPLSGWSFADGKPPAPELPPGGPPSYILRLSGNSGEKWNFWLEASSEEEVRVDVAVLDQRLDEETIHLKGLFPKWSDVIAYTSFLSTYFF from the exons ATGGCGTTTTGGAGAATGAGCTCAAGAGATGCAACTGGATTCAAGTTCCTCTTCTCGATCGTCTTCATCTACGCTTTAATGTCAGCTATTGTTTACTCCGTCCTCCACATGAAATTcatctctcctcttccttcagACGCTCCTCTCGAACGTTTCTCTGAAGCTAGAGCCGTCGAACACATCCGCGTCTTGGCCGAGGAGATCGATGGTCGTCAG GAAGGACGACCAGGGCTTAAAGAAGCtgcaacatatataaaatcgcAGTTGGAGATGATTAAGGAGAGAGCTGGTCCTAATCTAAG GGTTGAGGTTGAGGAGACTCAGGTGGATGGTTCCTTTAGCATGATGTTTCTAGGCCATAGCATCTCACTTGGATACAGAAACCACACAAATATACTTATGCG tATCTCCTCAATGGATTCTCATGACACTGATGCATCTGTATTGATGAATGCACATTATGACAGTCCTGTTAATTCTCCTGGAGCTGGTGACTGTGGGTCATGTGTAG CATCACTACTTGAGTTAGCAAGACTAGTTGTGGATTCTGGTTGGACCCCACCTCGACCTGTGATCTTTCTCTTTAATGGTGCTGAAGAGCTTTTTATGCTG GGCTCACACGGCTTCATGACGAAGCATAAGTTGAAAGACACTATTGGGGCTTTTATCAATGTGGAAGCTTCTGGGACAGGGGGTATTG ATCTGGTCTGCCAATCAGGGCCTGGTTCGTGGCCGTCCCAAGTTTATTCTCAAGCTGCAGTGTATCCAATGGCACAGAGTTCTGcacag GATGTCTTCCCTGTAATTCCTGGAGACACCGATTACAGAATGTTTGCAGAAGATTACGCTGACATCCCCGGGCTAGACATTATCTTTCTTCTAGGCGGTTACTACTACCATACTTCCTTTGACACAGTGGACAGAATAGT ACCTGGAAGCATGCAAGCACGTGGAGAAAACTTAATTAGCGTGCTTAAAGCCTTCACAAGTTCTTCTAGACTGAAGGTTGCTAGTGAAAGAAAGGATGCTAACAATGACATGGTTGAAAGAGCCGTTTTCTTTGATTACTTAACATTCTTCATG GTGTACTATCCAAGAAGAGTAGCCATGGTACTTCATAACATTCCAGCTGCTTTGTTCCTTTGTGttcctttctttttgtatatgatGGACCCTAGGGCACACCCTTTGTTATCAATCTTCTGGGCTTTCTTGAAAG GAGTTGTCAACCATTTCGCTGGGATTTTACTTGGTGTAATATTCCCTGTTCTCTTCGCAGTCATCAGATTGTTCTTTGCTTATCCCATGAGCTG GTTTGCTCATTCATACTTAGCTTTCTTGATGTTCATCCCCTGCTCATTTTTTGGTCTTTTAATTCCAAGAGCTATCTCTGACCGTGTCTCACATTCTCAAGGTGTTTCATCCAAGAAGATTATGAAA GAACCATCTGATGAAGCAAGGTTTTGGGGAGCATTTGGGTTCTATGCTTTTGCAACTTCG GCATATTTTTTCGCTGGATTAAATGGAGGATTCATGACATTTGTCATCTGCATTTCTATGCTACTGGGGTGGATTGCTTTCTGTATGTCAGTCAAGTCTTATGGCTATAATTCGATCAA GTCTCCCATGTTTTATGTGATACCTCTTGTTCCATGCCTTCTGTATGCTCTCTATTTCGGTGGTATCCTTGCACTATTTTTAATTGAGAAGATGGGAATGATGGGAGCAATTCCACCTCCTTATG GATATTATCTAGCAGATGTAGCAGTAGCTGCAGTCATTGGAATCGTCACCGGCTTGTGTTTAGGTCCAGTAATACCAATTTGTGATCGTTGGCTGGCCAAATCGTCGATCTTGAAATTCTTGCTTCACTTCAGTGTGGTCATGTTGGCAGTATCATCACAGTTCTTTCCTTATAGTAAAGATGCACCAAAGAGAGTTGTACTCCAACACACATTCATCTCTGCAG GTGGAAATGAAATCACAGGCTCAAGTTACGATTTAGCTGTGATTGATTCAAACTCTatggaatttatttttaaacatgCTCCGGAGGTGGCAGAGGAACTTCACGCTGGTCCTTCTTTTTCATTGGCAAATGCTGAAGCATCTCCTCAAGAAGCTTGGTTG GCACTTTTCCCTATTTCTTGCGTAGTAACAACAAACGGGAGGTTCTCTGCTAAAGGCAACAATATTTCAGAACGATATAGCCAATTCCCACActtacaaactcataaaccgCAAACGACATATAAAAACGGAACTCGTAGAGTTCATCTGGAACTCTCTTTGGG CTCGTTGGAAGAGATCTGGGTCACGGTTCTGAACATAACTGGTCCGTTATCAGGATGGTCCTTTGCAGATGGCAAACCTCCAg CACCTGAACTCCCACCGGGTGGTCCTCCTTCGTACATATTGAGACTGAGTGGAAACAGCGGTGAGAAGTGGAACTTCTGGTTAGAGGCaagtagtgaagaagaagtgagagTAGACGTAGCTGTTCTTGATCAACGTCTTGATGAAGAAACGATACATTTAAAGGGTCTTTTCCCAAAATGGTCCGACGTCATTGCATACACTAGCTTTCTTTCTACTTACTTCTTTTAA
- the LOC104704698 gene encoding uncharacterized protein LOC104704698: protein MQLHELEEIRHLAYENSKLYKERTKAYHDKRILTRTFAPNDQVLLFNSRLKLFPGKLRSRWSGPFTIKEIRPYGAVVLLDTKGGEFVVNGQRLKPYLAASEHARGETFALGDPPIA, encoded by the coding sequence ATGCAACTGCATGAGCTAGAGGAGATTAGGCACCTCGcctatgaaaactcaaaactctacaaGGAGCGTACCAAAGCCTACCATGACAAGCGGATCCTCACTAGGACCTTTGCTCCTAATGATCAAGTCTTGTTGTTCAACTCTAGGCTGAAACTGTTTCCCGGAAAGCTAAGATCACGATGGTCCGGACCCTTCACCATCAAGGAGATTAGACCATATGGGGCTgttgtgttgctggacacaaaAGGAGGAGAATTTGTGGTGAATGGACAGAGGCTGAAGCCATATCTTGCCGCCTCTGAGCACGCAAGGGGTGAAACCTTCGCCCTAGGCGACCCTCCTATTGCCTAA
- the LOC104701346 gene encoding ELMO domain-containing protein A-like isoform X2 translates to MRVVRISCVGTRHLSPPSSSSVLGCDAHSDDASASASSADDASCSSTPSWRIKKSLTCVCFNRKRAYERICSNLTPLQEERLKRLRKRMKNYFDASQPDHQDALKALWSATYPGEKLQALVSDQWKNMGWQGKDPSTDFRGAGFISLENLLFFAKTFSTSYQRLLKKQGGKRAAWEYPFAVAGVNITFMIMQMLDLEALKPRSFLRLVFLQMLSENEWAFDLLYCVAFAVMDKQWLEKNATYMEFNDVLRCTRGQLERELMMDDVFRIEDMPSFSLLS, encoded by the exons ATGAGAGTTGTCAGAATCTCATGCGTCGGGACACGTCATCTCTCacctccctcctcctcctctgtccTCGGTTGCGACGCTCACTCCGACGACGCCTCTGCCTCTGCCTCATCCGCTG ATGATGCAAGTTGTAGTAGCACACCTAGTTGGAGAATCAAGAAAAGCCTAACATGTGTGTGCTTCAACCGCAAGAGAGCATATGAACGTATCTGTTCTAACTTGACACCATTGCAG GAAGAACGACTAAAGAGATTGAGGAAGAGAATGAAGAATTACTTTGATGCATCGCAACCCGACCATCAGGATGCACTGAAAGCACTGTGGTCAGCTACGTATCCCGGTGAAAAGCTTCAAGCTTTGGTCTCAGACCAGTGGAAAAATATGGGATGGCAAGGAAAAGATCCATCCACTGATTTCAG AGGAGCTGGATTCATATCATTGGAGAATCTTTTATTCTTTGCCAAGACATTCTCG ACTTCATATCAGCGTCTGTTAAAGAAACAAGGCGGAAAAAGAGCCGCTTGGGAATATCCATTCGCTGTAGCTGGGGTCAACATTACCTTCATGATCATGCAAATGCTCGACCTAGAAGCCT TAAAGCCTAGGAGTTTTCTACGGCTGGTGTTCTTACAAATGCTATCAG AAAACGAATGGGCCTTTGATTTGCTTTACTGTGTGGCCTTTGCGGTAATGGACAAGCAATGGCTGGAAAAGAACGCTACCTACATGGAGTTCAAC gatgtGCTAAGATGTACAAGGGGTCAGTTGGAGAGAGAGCTGATGATGGATGATGTTTTCAGGATCGAGGATAtgccttctttctctcttctctcttag
- the LOC104701348 gene encoding endoplasmic reticulum metallopeptidase 1-like isoform X1, with translation MAFWRMSSRDATGFKFLFSIVFIYALMSAIVYSVLHMKFISPLPSDAPLERFSEARAVEHIRVLAEEIDGRQEGRPGLKEAATYIKSQLEMIKERAGPNLRVEVEETQVDGSFSMMFLGHSISLGYRNHTNILMRISSMDSHDTDASVLMNAHYDSPVNSPGAGDCGSCVASLLELARLVVDSGWTPPRPVIFLFNGAEELFMLGSHGFMTKHKLKDTIGAFINVEASGTGGIDLVCQSGPGSWPSQVYSQAAVYPMAQSSAQDVFPVIPGDTDYRMFAEDYADIPGLDIIFLLGGYYYHTSFDTVDRIVPGSMQARGENLISVLKAFTSSSRLKVASERKDANNDMVERAVFFDYLTFFMVYYPRRVAMVLHNIPAALFLCVPFFLYMMDPRAHPLLSIFWAFLKGVVNHFAGILLGVIFPVLFAVIRLFFAYPMSWFAHSYLAFLMFIPCSFFGLLIPRAISDRVSHSQGVSSKKIMKVEPSDEARFWGAFGFYAFATSAYFFAGLNGGFMTFVICISMLLGWIAFCMSVKSYGYNSIKSPMFYVIPLVPCLLYALYFGGILALFLIEKMGMMGAIPPPYGYYLADVAVAAVIGIVTGLCLGPVIPICDRWLAKSSILKFLLHFSVVMLAVSSQFFPYSKDAPKRVVLQHTFISAGGNEITGSSYDLAVIDSNSMEFIFKHAPEVAEELHAGPSFSLANAEASPQEAWLALFPISCVVTTNGRFSAKGNNISERYSQFPHLQTHKPQTTYKNGTRRVHLELSLGSLEEIWVTVLNITGPLSGWSFADGKPPAPELPPGGPPSYILRLSGNSGEKWNFWLEASSEEEVRVDVAVLDQRLDEETIHLKGLFPKWSDVIAYTSFLSTYFF, from the exons ATGGCGTTTTGGAGAATGAGCTCAAGAGATGCAACTGGATTCAAGTTCCTCTTCTCGATCGTCTTCATCTACGCTTTAATGTCAGCTATTGTTTACTCCGTCCTCCACATGAAATTcatctctcctcttccttcagACGCTCCTCTCGAACGTTTCTCTGAAGCTAGAGCCGTCGAACACATCCGCGTCTTGGCCGAGGAGATCGATGGTCGTCAG GAAGGACGACCAGGGCTTAAAGAAGCtgcaacatatataaaatcgcAGTTGGAGATGATTAAGGAGAGAGCTGGTCCTAATCTAAG GGTTGAGGTTGAGGAGACTCAGGTGGATGGTTCCTTTAGCATGATGTTTCTAGGCCATAGCATCTCACTTGGATACAGAAACCACACAAATATACTTATGCG tATCTCCTCAATGGATTCTCATGACACTGATGCATCTGTATTGATGAATGCACATTATGACAGTCCTGTTAATTCTCCTGGAGCTGGTGACTGTGGGTCATGTGTAG CATCACTACTTGAGTTAGCAAGACTAGTTGTGGATTCTGGTTGGACCCCACCTCGACCTGTGATCTTTCTCTTTAATGGTGCTGAAGAGCTTTTTATGCTG GGCTCACACGGCTTCATGACGAAGCATAAGTTGAAAGACACTATTGGGGCTTTTATCAATGTGGAAGCTTCTGGGACAGGGGGTATTG ATCTGGTCTGCCAATCAGGGCCTGGTTCGTGGCCGTCCCAAGTTTATTCTCAAGCTGCAGTGTATCCAATGGCACAGAGTTCTGcacag GATGTCTTCCCTGTAATTCCTGGAGACACCGATTACAGAATGTTTGCAGAAGATTACGCTGACATCCCCGGGCTAGACATTATCTTTCTTCTAGGCGGTTACTACTACCATACTTCCTTTGACACAGTGGACAGAATAGT ACCTGGAAGCATGCAAGCACGTGGAGAAAACTTAATTAGCGTGCTTAAAGCCTTCACAAGTTCTTCTAGACTGAAGGTTGCTAGTGAAAGAAAGGATGCTAACAATGACATGGTTGAAAGAGCCGTTTTCTTTGATTACTTAACATTCTTCATG GTGTACTATCCAAGAAGAGTAGCCATGGTACTTCATAACATTCCAGCTGCTTTGTTCCTTTGTGttcctttctttttgtatatgatGGACCCTAGGGCACACCCTTTGTTATCAATCTTCTGGGCTTTCTTGAAAG GAGTTGTCAACCATTTCGCTGGGATTTTACTTGGTGTAATATTCCCTGTTCTCTTCGCAGTCATCAGATTGTTCTTTGCTTATCCCATGAGCTG GTTTGCTCATTCATACTTAGCTTTCTTGATGTTCATCCCCTGCTCATTTTTTGGTCTTTTAATTCCAAGAGCTATCTCTGACCGTGTCTCACATTCTCAAGGTGTTTCATCCAAGAAGATTATGAAAGTT GAACCATCTGATGAAGCAAGGTTTTGGGGAGCATTTGGGTTCTATGCTTTTGCAACTTCG GCATATTTTTTCGCTGGATTAAATGGAGGATTCATGACATTTGTCATCTGCATTTCTATGCTACTGGGGTGGATTGCTTTCTGTATGTCAGTCAAGTCTTATGGCTATAATTCGATCAA GTCTCCCATGTTTTATGTGATACCTCTTGTTCCATGCCTTCTGTATGCTCTCTATTTCGGTGGTATCCTTGCACTATTTTTAATTGAGAAGATGGGAATGATGGGAGCAATTCCACCTCCTTATG GATATTATCTAGCAGATGTAGCAGTAGCTGCAGTCATTGGAATCGTCACCGGCTTGTGTTTAGGTCCAGTAATACCAATTTGTGATCGTTGGCTGGCCAAATCGTCGATCTTGAAATTCTTGCTTCACTTCAGTGTGGTCATGTTGGCAGTATCATCACAGTTCTTTCCTTATAGTAAAGATGCACCAAAGAGAGTTGTACTCCAACACACATTCATCTCTGCAG GTGGAAATGAAATCACAGGCTCAAGTTACGATTTAGCTGTGATTGATTCAAACTCTatggaatttatttttaaacatgCTCCGGAGGTGGCAGAGGAACTTCACGCTGGTCCTTCTTTTTCATTGGCAAATGCTGAAGCATCTCCTCAAGAAGCTTGGTTG GCACTTTTCCCTATTTCTTGCGTAGTAACAACAAACGGGAGGTTCTCTGCTAAAGGCAACAATATTTCAGAACGATATAGCCAATTCCCACActtacaaactcataaaccgCAAACGACATATAAAAACGGAACTCGTAGAGTTCATCTGGAACTCTCTTTGGG CTCGTTGGAAGAGATCTGGGTCACGGTTCTGAACATAACTGGTCCGTTATCAGGATGGTCCTTTGCAGATGGCAAACCTCCAg CACCTGAACTCCCACCGGGTGGTCCTCCTTCGTACATATTGAGACTGAGTGGAAACAGCGGTGAGAAGTGGAACTTCTGGTTAGAGGCaagtagtgaagaagaagtgagagTAGACGTAGCTGTTCTTGATCAACGTCTTGATGAAGAAACGATACATTTAAAGGGTCTTTTCCCAAAATGGTCCGACGTCATTGCATACACTAGCTTTCTTTCTACTTACTTCTTTTAA
- the LOC104704699 gene encoding putative F-box protein At1g67390 translates to MGCFTLSTLKNFRFHRRSKLTNNASLSSGARDKQTLVDTVDRISELPNDVLAMILSVMATKDVVKTSVLSKRWKNVWKEVPYLSFDMRKATVTNMDHPIAHSARVAKTITKVINNHNVHLEGCTIKHDDYQCHNGVLETWIRLLTLQKHTRALSLINLDANARGVNPFPFSPKIFSHPDLETLWLCLYDLNTPVPFYRCHNLMILKLDKISTEVDVLNTVIASCPSLKVLVLDVMWDNGRACLKIRNNNLKLLHVACSNVDRIEVHAPLLDIFSLDYHFDDAQCNVVIYAPSLLFTTNYGPNLGRVQTMVYNISCKARELENLGDEFLVHKAANFYQQHKYLAVAVDVMNWKEVEMLRNVLVAWNGIKKGFFILFKDKSVSKEEGESSIGGTQEEKWVENLFRNVDFSVESVRMYKFSGSNKRQFAIASRFITQGTVTKKIMFLTSSVPEKVKLDTEAAVAKLMELPKGNENLDIGYF, encoded by the exons ATGGGTTGCTTCACTCTCTCCACTCTCAAGAATTTTCGATTTCATCGTCGATCCAAACTCACAAATAACGCATCACTATCGTCGGGTGCAAGAGACAAACAGACCCTCGTCGATACGGTGGATCGGATCAGTGAACTCCCAAACGATGTGTTGGCCATGATCCTATCCGTTATGGCCACAAAAGATGTCGTCAAGACAAGTGTGTTGTCTAAACGATGGAAGAATGTATGGAAAGAGGTACCCTACCTCTCCTTCGATATGAGAAAAGCTACCGTAACCAACATGGACCATCCGATCGCTCATTCTGCTCGTGTTgccaaaacaataacaaag GTTATAAACAACCACAATGTTCATCTCGAGGGCTGCACAATCAAACATGATGATTACCAATGTCACAACGGTGTGCTCGAAACTTGGATTCGATTACTTACTCTTCAGAAACATACAAGGGCTCTCTCACTTATAAACCTTGATGCTAATGCTAGGGGAGTCAATCCGTTCCCATTTTCCCCAAAAATATTCTCCCATCCAGATCTCGAAACACTCTGGCTATGTCTATACGATTTAAATACTCCAGTACCCTTCTACCGATGTCATAACCTCATGATTCTCAAACTTGACAAAATCTCTACTGAGGTTGATGTGTTAAACACAGTTATTGCATCGTGCCCCTCTCTCAAGGTGCTAGTGCTTGATGTCATGTGGGATAACGGGAGGGCTTGCCTGAAGATTCGTAACAATAACCTAAAGCTCTTGCATGTGGCTTGCTCTAATGTTGATCGTATTGAGGTGCATGCACCTCTTCTGGATATTTTCTCCCTTGACTACCATTTTGATGATGCCCAATGTAACGTCGTCATCTATGCCCCTAGCCTTTTGTTTACTACAAACTATGGGCCTAACTTGGGGAGAGTACAAACCATGGTCTATAATATTTCATGTAAAGCTCGG GAGCTAGAAAATCTTGGGGACGAGTTCTTGGTGCATAAAGCTGCTAACTTCTATCAGCAGCATAAATACTTGGCGGTGGCCGTGGATGTAATGAACTGGAAAGAAGTTGAGATGTTGCGAAATGTTTTGGTCGCATGGAATGGAATAAAGAAAggtttctttatattatttaag GATAAGAGtgtttctaaggaagaaggTGAATCTTCGATCGGTGGAACACAAGAGGAAAAGTGGGTGGAAAACCTGTTTAGAAATGTTGATTTCAGTGTGGAATCTGTGCGGATGTATAAATTCAGCGGTTCGAATAAGAGACAATTTGCAATAGCTTCGCGTTTTATAACGCAAGGGACCGTAACGAAGAAGATAATGTTCCTGACGTCTTCGGTTCCTGAAAAGGTGAAGTTAGATACAGAAGCGGCAGTCGCCAAACTAATGGAACTTCCAAAGGGTAACGAGAATCTCGATATTGGATACTTCTGA
- the LOC104701346 gene encoding ELMO domain-containing protein A-like isoform X3, with product MRVVRISCVGTRHLSPPSSSSVLGCDAHSDDASASASRLITTDADDASCSSTPSWRIKKSLTCVCFNRKRAYERICSNLTPLQEERLKRLRKRMKNYFDASQPDHQDALKALWSATYPGEKLQALVSDQWKNMGWQGKDPSTDFRGAGFISLENLLFFAKTFSTSYQRLLKKQGGKRAAWEYPFAVAGVNITFMIMQMLDLEALKPRSFLRLVFLQMLSENEWAFDLLYCVAFAVMDKQWLEKNATYMEFNDVLRCTRGQLERELMMDDVFRIEDMPSFSLLS from the exons ATGAGAGTTGTCAGAATCTCATGCGTCGGGACACGTCATCTCTCacctccctcctcctcctctgtccTCGGTTGCGACGCTCACTCCGACGACGCCTCTGCCTCTGCCTC ACGGCTGATTACTACGGATGCAGATGATGCAAGTTGTAGTAGCACACCTAGTTGGAGAATCAAGAAAAGCCTAACATGTGTGTGCTTCAACCGCAAGAGAGCATATGAACGTATCTGTTCTAACTTGACACCATTGCAG GAAGAACGACTAAAGAGATTGAGGAAGAGAATGAAGAATTACTTTGATGCATCGCAACCCGACCATCAGGATGCACTGAAAGCACTGTGGTCAGCTACGTATCCCGGTGAAAAGCTTCAAGCTTTGGTCTCAGACCAGTGGAAAAATATGGGATGGCAAGGAAAAGATCCATCCACTGATTTCAG AGGAGCTGGATTCATATCATTGGAGAATCTTTTATTCTTTGCCAAGACATTCTCG ACTTCATATCAGCGTCTGTTAAAGAAACAAGGCGGAAAAAGAGCCGCTTGGGAATATCCATTCGCTGTAGCTGGGGTCAACATTACCTTCATGATCATGCAAATGCTCGACCTAGAAGCCT TAAAGCCTAGGAGTTTTCTACGGCTGGTGTTCTTACAAATGCTATCAG AAAACGAATGGGCCTTTGATTTGCTTTACTGTGTGGCCTTTGCGGTAATGGACAAGCAATGGCTGGAAAAGAACGCTACCTACATGGAGTTCAAC gatgtGCTAAGATGTACAAGGGGTCAGTTGGAGAGAGAGCTGATGATGGATGATGTTTTCAGGATCGAGGATAtgccttctttctctcttctctcttag